TCCTCCGCACATCGCCGCGTACAGTTTTTGAAGACTACCACCGCCTGCTCAATCTGGCGGATTACCAGAATGTAATTGCCAAAGAAGTGGAAACCGCGCTCAAAATCAACATTTCATGGCACTTTTTTTTTCCCGGATGTTCCACAACACCATGGCAACTCGACGGTGTTATCCGCGCCATGAAACGGGATGGCTACGATCCCGACCTCATTCACGGCTGCCACAACCGAACCGTGGTCATCGACGCGCGTTTGGGCGAAAAAGAAAACAAACACCTCCCCGTCATCGAAGCGCACGGCTTAAAAAATATACATCTCTACGAAGGCGAAGAATGGATCAACGTACGCGATGCCGTCGGCGACCTCACCGCAAAATTTCTCTGCCTGAACGAAGTCTATCCCAAAGGTTTTCACATTCCCAAACGCTTTATCGATGAAAACATCATTCATTTCCCCACAGTAAAAACCCACGTCTTTACCACCACCACAGGCGCCATGAAAAATGCCTTTGGCGGCCTGCTCAACGAGCGTCGTCACTGGACCCACCCGGTCATTCACGAAACCCTCGTCGATCTGCTCATGATACAAAAAAAAATCCACCGCGGTGTCTTCGCAGTCATGGACGGCACCTTTGCAGGCGATGGTCCCGGTCCGCGCTGTATGATTCCCCACACCAAAAACGTCATCCTCGCCAGTGCCGACCAGGTCGCCATTGACGCAGTCGCCGCCAAAATGATGGGCTTTGATCCACTTTCAATCAAATACATCCGCATAGCACACGACCTGGGCCTGGGATGCGGAGACCCCTCCCAAATCGAAATTGCGGGCGATTTGGACGCCGCAGAAGAAAATTGGGACTTTGTCGGCCCGTACAAAAAAATGACCTTTGCCTCTAAAATGCAGCACAAGATCTACTGGGGAGGCCTCAAAAAACCCATCGAATGGTCGCTCAAAACCATACTCGCACCCTGGGCTTATATGGCTTCCGTACTCTACCACGACAGCTTCTGGTATCCTTTCCATGCCAAAAACAAAATGCAGGACGTGCTAAACAGCGACTGGGGCCGCCTCTTCCGCAACTGGGAACACCTCACCTCCAACGCACAGGGCTTTCCCGACGTAGGGGACACCTCTGCCAAACTCAAAAAAACGAACCTGCAAGCCTTATGGGATTCGCTCGGCATCTTGCGCGATTGCATAGTCGAAGCCCCTGAGTTCATCCAATCGCGTAAAAAAACAGCGCACCGAGGATAAAAGAGGGCGCACACAAAGACGCGGGCGGGGTACAACTGGTCGTAGCTCAGACCAGTTCACACACGGAGGGGCCAGTATCGAAAAAAATAAATAGGCGGATAATCGCAAAAATCATCCGCCTATTCTACTTCAGCATTGGAAAAGCTATTCAAATCGAGATCAAATTTCTTCTGGCAAAGGGGGGTGTAGAGTTAGTCCTTCCACCCGTTCAAAGTGCCGACGATTAAAAGTGCAGAGCGTCAATTGATGCTGAAGCGCAGTAGCAGCAATCAAAATATCAAAGTGTTCCAATCTCTGCCCTCGTTGCTCTAAACGCACTGTCCACTCAGCAAATAACTTACAAATTGGCCGCGTAATGTCGAGTACTGTAACTACGTTCATAAAATTTTCCAATCCCAATTTGGCCTGTGCGGGATTTTGAGCATGCACAATTCCAATCTCCAGTTCTGCCACGGTAATCATACTTACGCCCAGCCCTGAGGGTCTGAGTTCCTCAAGACGAGCAACGACTTGGGTCTGCCCACGCAAATATCCGATTACCCAACTTGTGTCTAATAGATATGCTATTGCCACGATTCTATCTCTGGGCGGGTTCTCAAGCGGCGCAACTTATGGATGTCTTCTTTAAGACGTTTATCTGTTATCTCTTTCCAACTACCGGCAGCAGCTCGGAAACATCGTATTTTTTTTTCTTCTGAAATATCAGAGCGCGATTCTATAATCACCGTCACGTTTTCACCTTCAGGCAAAACAAGAGGTTCTTCTGGTTCCAATACACCGTTCCGATACATTGCTTTAATTTTTATCGTTTCCATAGTGATTGTCCTTTAAAAAAGTACAGAGCATAATATCTTTTTCCAAAATATACAACTCTACCTTAAATGTCAATCAGTGCTCCCCGATTGATTTTCCCTATATTACTACTTGTACTCTGACTCCTATGACTGAAACTATTCACCACCTGTTCCGCGACAAACTGCCCAAACAGCGGATTGCAAAAATCGAACCGCTCTCCGAAACTCGGGCGCACGCAGTCTGGAAAGTCACGACTGACCGCTCGGTATTTGCTGTAAAACACCACCTCTTTGCATCGCTCACCCGCGGCAAACCATACCACTTACTCGCAGTTGAACAAAAAGTCACCAACCATCTCCTCGCCAGCGGCGTCTCTGTCCCCCGCATAATCGCAACCAACCACGACATGGTCATCTACGAATGGTGCGGCAATCACACCCTCGACGACATCTGCCAGACCGCTGACCCCAGACCATTTGCGCACAGCATCATCAACACCCTTTGCGCCCTTGAAAAAGCGTTTTACAAACACAGCACCAAATTCATCCCGCACATCGCGCCCGGCTGCAGCGCAGATGACCTGCGAGAACAGTGGCACAACACCACCCAATCACTCACAGAAACGCTTCCCGCACTCGTACGCGATCCCAATGCCCCAGACCTCCTATCGACCTGGCAAACCCTTGTAAACGAACTCATCCACGCACCGCCAGCACTCGGTCCCACCGACTACAACGCCCGCAACATCGCGTGTCCGAATCCAGAAATAGCAACAGTCCTCGAACTCGCCAAAATTGGCTATGACTGGCCCGAACGTCGCCTGATACAATACACCACATCACTCGGCGCGCACAACCCCCGCGGTCGCATCATTGGCCTTCTCACACCAGCACTCGCGCAATACTACGCACATCTTGCATCAAAATTGTACTCAACGCCAGCCGAAACCATCCTCTTCCGCCTCGATGCACATCACCTCATTTATCACCTATCCGCAGCCCATATATGCCTCACAACGCCACACTGGCAAAATATCAAGACTCGCCTGGCACAACACAAAAGCCAGATATCCCAGCCCCTGTCCGGCAACCCCCTGACAAACAAATTCCGCACGTACTTTGAAAAAAAATAAAGGCGATCCCTGGACTGGGACCACCTTAGCGAATCTACGAATCTACGAATCTACGAACCCCGCCCACCCTCCCCAAATCAGTATATACTGCCATTCGTCTATTCGTCTATTCGTCTATTCGTCTATTCGTCTATTCGCGCTTCTACCACCCGCTCAAAAATCGCTCGCGTCTGTGCCATATCGTTCTTCAAAACATCTTCAAACACCTCAACCGTATCAAATCCCATCGCCCGGGCGACTGCTGTCAACGCCCGGTCTTCGGTGGGCAAATGGGTGCGTGCCTGCTCGTCCTGGCGCCTGATCACTTTTTCTACAGTACGCAAAAACACATACGCTTGCTGAAGACGTTGTGCATCTCCTGCCTCCAAAAATCCGCCTTCGACCAATCTTCTCAGCGCCTCAAGCGTATTGGCACTGCGCAACTCCGGATGATCTTTAGCGAACTTCAACTGCAAAATTTGTACAATAAACTCAATATCTACAATCCCCCCCGCATCTGTTTTGATACTCACCACCTTACGGGATCTTTGCCCATCTTTGCGCTCCATCTTCTTGCGAATATCCAGCATCGTGGCAACTTCTTCATCTGAAAACCCGGTACCCACAACAAAAGGCTCAAACAAATTCAGCAACTTTTCTCCCAAAACCGCATCGCCAGCGACGACCCGGCTGCGAGACAATGCCATGCGCTCCCACGTTGACGCGCGCGTCTCCAAATAGCGACCATAAGATTCCAGAGACAGTGCCAAAAGCCCGCTCGCCCCCTCGGGCCGCAATCGCGGATCCACTGGATAGAGCTTCCCCTGAGGGGTATTCTGCTCCAGCATCGCGATCATCTGCTGTGCCAGATCGATAAAAAATTGCAAATTCCCCTGCGGCCTCGCGCCATCTGTTTCGCCATCTTCGCCATATACAAATACGATATCCAGATCCGAACCAAAGCTCAATTCGCTCCCGCCCATCTTGCCCAGACCCAACACCACAAACCCGACCTCCTCACCGCTGCGATTGCGTGGCACCCCGCGCTTTTCAATTAAACGTGCATAAACCACCTCATAAACCGCCTGCACAACCGCATCGGCCAACATCGTCAGCGCCTCAAATGTTTCAAACGTATCGGTCAAGCCCACGAGATTGCGCGTGCCAAAGCGCAGCAACTCCCGATTTTTTACAGAATTTATCCCCCCCGCCAACTCGGGCGTATCGCCATACCGCTCAACCTGTGCGCAAAACTGTTCTCGCAAAGCATCCATACCCGGACTGAGATGCAAAACCTCTGCTTCCGGATCCAGATACAAAACCTCTGGGCGAACCAGCCAATCGAGCAATCCGGGATTGCGCCTTATCACCTGCACCAGAAATTGACTGCCAACACACAGTGACAACATCAACTCGCGAAACCCCTGATTAGATGCCAAAATGCGGAAAAACATATCGCCCGCGCCATAAGCAGACACCAGACTCTCCAGATTGCTCAACCCCTGATCCGGATCGGCGGACTCCTGAAGTGCCTGCATCAATGCCGGTGCCAATTCTGTAAAGCTCTGACGCGCCCGTGTGCCCCGAATCCGCGGCACATGTCCAAAAGCCAGATAAATGAGATTGCGATGCGCCTCGCCCGGCCGATCAAACCCAATCTCTTCTAACAATCCGCTGGCCTCTGCATCGCCTATTTC
The window above is part of the Gemmatimonadota bacterium genome. Proteins encoded here:
- a CDS encoding DUF362 domain-containing protein, giving the protein MQSKVAVLRTSPRTVFEDYHRLLNLADYQNVIAKEVETALKINISWHFFFPGCSTTPWQLDGVIRAMKRDGYDPDLIHGCHNRTVVIDARLGEKENKHLPVIEAHGLKNIHLYEGEEWINVRDAVGDLTAKFLCLNEVYPKGFHIPKRFIDENIIHFPTVKTHVFTTTTGAMKNAFGGLLNERRHWTHPVIHETLVDLLMIQKKIHRGVFAVMDGTFAGDGPGPRCMIPHTKNVILASADQVAIDAVAAKMMGFDPLSIKYIRIAHDLGLGCGDPSQIEIAGDLDAAEENWDFVGPYKKMTFASKMQHKIYWGGLKKPIEWSLKTILAPWAYMASVLYHDSFWYPFHAKNKMQDVLNSDWGRLFRNWEHLTSNAQGFPDVGDTSAKLKKTNLQALWDSLGILRDCIVEAPEFIQSRKKTAHRG
- a CDS encoding type II toxin-antitoxin system VapC family toxin is translated as MAIAYLLDTSWVIGYLRGQTQVVARLEELRPSGLGVSMITVAELEIGIVHAQNPAQAKLGLENFMNVVTVLDITRPICKLFAEWTVRLEQRGQRLEHFDILIAATALQHQLTLCTFNRRHFERVEGLTLHPPLPEEI
- a CDS encoding antitoxin family protein; this translates as METIKIKAMYRNGVLEPEEPLVLPEGENVTVIIESRSDISEEKKIRCFRAAAGSWKEITDKRLKEDIHKLRRLRTRPEIESWQ
- the glnE gene encoding bifunctional [glutamate--ammonia ligase]-adenylyl-L-tyrosine phosphorylase/[glutamate--ammonia-ligase] adenylyltransferase, translated to MDIFDFDTPGARDALAQAGFRDVERALHNLEELAGSEADGQLPDDFFQALVDAPDPDMALHNFVRIVQASRVSFLHTFKAYPELCRMLLCVLGGSPFMADMLVRDPDIFDWLTGAPDRIAQPCEKEQLMASFDRAVEAVDTREDKLNAVRRVARRELLRIGVGDLAGGRAIQYVAADLSILADVCLQKLIDILLPDLQARYGMPRNDDGQPVEFAIFGLGKLGGMELNFSSDIDLMFVYSAEGYTDGERSVTNQEFFTRLCEQIVRAATEVTPEGFLYRTDMRLRPDGAAGALVMPLAGYEGYYMRRGELWERQMLIKARCCAGSEALGQRFLKMVQPFVYPRYFDTSPATEINRVKARIEDQIGSKGQRETHLKLRSGGIRDIEFIVQCLQLLVGRVHENARSDNTLEAIRQLQRVSALSGKEADQLRDAYVFFRRLEHRLQMMHNRSDYSLPEGVDEQRILARTMDMASAEAYRKILDVHLKAVQEVYAQVFTEARESEGRSIGALVNMEIGDAEASGLLEEIGFDRPGEAHRNLIYLAFGHVPRIRGTRARQSFTELAPALMQALQESADPDQGLSNLESLVSAYGAGDMFFRILASNQGFRELMLSLCVGSQFLVQVIRRNPGLLDWLVRPEVLYLDPEAEVLHLSPGMDALREQFCAQVERYGDTPELAGGINSVKNRELLRFGTRNLVGLTDTFETFEALTMLADAVVQAVYEVVYARLIEKRGVPRNRSGEEVGFVVLGLGKMGGSELSFGSDLDIVFVYGEDGETDGARPQGNLQFFIDLAQQMIAMLEQNTPQGKLYPVDPRLRPEGASGLLALSLESYGRYLETRASTWERMALSRSRVVAGDAVLGEKLLNLFEPFVVGTGFSDEEVATMLDIRKKMERKDGQRSRKVVSIKTDAGGIVDIEFIVQILQLKFAKDHPELRSANTLEALRRLVEGGFLEAGDAQRLQQAYVFLRTVEKVIRRQDEQARTHLPTEDRALTAVARAMGFDTVEVFEDVLKNDMAQTRAIFERVVEARIDE